The following are encoded in a window of Nibricoccus aquaticus genomic DNA:
- a CDS encoding type IV pilus twitching motility protein PilT, with protein MTNEIRWLVRLLAEQGLATRSQSMVALETLGADPQLMDFAQKLIDDAIVEDLDQLERLAADAHTRGQSGPPPSADGQIRNSSATTPAIPLSGVSTPPMPTSPPPAFDFAAVSALDNTALAERVGKLLRESAAYGASDLHLTAGAPPFIRKHREIVPLSSAPLPQEDALRLNTVLLAPHQRQIFTERRDFDYALALDATNRYRVNLMIHKAGAAGAYRMVPAKIPKLDDLGLRNIDTVRKLLSYHNGLILVTGPVGAGKTTTLAALVAELNEQRQDHIITVEDPIEVVQPPRGCNVTQREVGPHTKSFASALKGALREDPDVIVIGELRDLETIEMAITAAETGHLVIGTMHTSDAATTLNRLLDVFPAAQQSQIRASVAESLRGIICQRLLPGRKGGLVLACELLVGNTAISSLIRDGKIQGLRNTMETGLKDGMCLMESVVFELWQQKKISTDTAKANITNRVLRAKLT; from the coding sequence ATGACTAACGAAATCCGCTGGCTCGTCCGTCTCCTCGCCGAACAAGGCCTCGCCACCCGCAGCCAGTCCATGGTCGCGCTCGAAACTCTCGGCGCCGATCCCCAGCTCATGGACTTCGCGCAAAAACTCATCGACGACGCCATCGTCGAAGACCTCGACCAGCTCGAACGCCTCGCCGCCGACGCCCACACCCGCGGCCAGTCCGGCCCGCCTCCCTCCGCCGACGGACAGATCCGCAACTCCTCCGCCACCACACCCGCGATTCCCCTTTCCGGCGTATCGACTCCGCCGATGCCGACGTCGCCCCCGCCCGCCTTCGACTTCGCCGCCGTCTCCGCCCTCGACAACACCGCCCTCGCCGAGCGCGTCGGCAAACTCCTCCGCGAGTCTGCCGCCTATGGCGCGAGCGATCTCCACCTCACCGCCGGCGCCCCGCCCTTCATCCGCAAACACCGCGAGATTGTCCCTCTGTCCTCGGCGCCGCTACCGCAGGAAGACGCTCTCCGTCTCAACACCGTCCTCCTCGCGCCCCACCAACGCCAGATCTTCACCGAGCGCCGCGACTTCGATTACGCCTTGGCCCTAGATGCTACCAACCGCTACCGCGTGAATCTCATGATTCACAAAGCCGGCGCCGCCGGTGCCTACCGCATGGTCCCCGCCAAAATCCCCAAGCTCGACGATCTCGGCCTGCGCAACATCGACACCGTCCGCAAACTCCTCAGCTACCACAACGGCCTCATCCTCGTCACGGGCCCTGTCGGCGCCGGGAAAACCACCACCCTCGCCGCCCTCGTCGCCGAGCTCAACGAGCAGCGCCAGGACCACATCATCACCGTCGAAGATCCCATTGAGGTCGTCCAGCCACCGCGCGGCTGCAACGTCACCCAGCGCGAGGTCGGCCCCCACACCAAGTCCTTCGCCTCCGCCCTCAAAGGCGCCCTCCGTGAAGACCCCGACGTCATCGTCATCGGCGAACTCCGCGATCTCGAAACCATCGAGATGGCCATCACCGCCGCCGAGACCGGCCACTTGGTCATCGGCACCATGCACACGAGCGACGCCGCCACCACGCTCAACCGCCTCCTCGACGTTTTCCCCGCCGCCCAGCAATCCCAGATCCGCGCCAGCGTCGCCGAAAGTCTCCGCGGCATCATCTGCCAGCGCCTTCTCCCCGGCCGCAAAGGCGGCCTCGTCCTCGCTTGCGAACTCCTCGTCGGTAACACCGCCATCTCCTCCCTCATCCGCGACGGCAAAATCCAGGGCCTCCGCAACACCATGGAAACCGGCCTAAAAGACGGCATGTGCCTCATGGAATCCGTCGTATTCGAACTCTGGCAACAAAAGAAAATCTCCACCGACACCGCCAAAGCCAATATCACCAACCGCGTCCTCCGCGCCAAACTCACCTGA